A single window of Plasmodium malariae genome assembly, chromosome: 8 DNA harbors:
- the PmUG01_08012800 gene encoding fam-l protein has translation MEQKLNIKLFIKIFTFIFLCRICYFYNYVCTFNKRLDEMHKYGRNVHMRTYRLLAKCKQDKDSSIIGLKQNITNNGNNEKNDICYNEKGTSTKKEQPYESSLMNSKGHKEDLKNKSCIFETKKYSHMEKKIFKELDYVDFLKNSKTLNDKTYKKIIGKKLVFRFSLPVLLLLFFIAVVIAEFSLGFSGKDSLLLKLGLTKDLLESWANNGTISSILDTLKKLEGFWKHGTFWGSGTSCRVCTTTEIASECVLGRLLGHLIYFIPLFLLGITLILGVVYYHKKVKKYKKIKFRKR, from the exons ATGGAGCAAAAATTGAAtattaaactttttattaaaatttttacgtttatatttttatgtaggatatgttatttttacaattatgtg TGTACATTTAACAAACGTTTGGATGAGATGCACAAATATGGAAGAAATGTGCATATGAGGACTTATCGATTATTAGCAAAATGTAAACAGGATAAGGATTCAAGTATTATAggattaaaacaaaatataactaataatggaaataacgaaaaaaatgatatatgttataatgaaaaagggaCCTCAACGAAAAAGGAACAGCCATATGAAAGTTCATTAATGAATAGCAAAGGTCATAAGGAagatttgaaaaataaatcttgtatatttgaaacaaaaaaatattctcatATGGAAAAGAAGATATTCAAAGAATTAGATTATGtagattttcttaaaaacagCAAGACGCTTAATGATAagacatacaaaaaaataataggaaAAAAGTTAGTATTCAGATTTTCTTTACCtgtattattgttactgtttTTTATAGCAGTAGTCATAGCAGAATTTTCACTGGGATTTTCAGGTAAAGATAGCTTACTGTTAAAGCTTGGTTTAACAAAGGATCTTTTAGAATCGTGGGCCAATAATGGTACTATTTCGTCCATTCTAGACACATTAAAGAAGTTAGAGGGGTTTTGGAAGCACGGTACTTTTTGGGGATCGGGAACGTCATGTAGAGTGTGCACAACAACGGAAATAGCTAGTGAGTGCGTATTAGGACGATTATTAGGTCATCTGATATATTTcattcctttatttttattaggtATTACTCTTATATTGGGAGTTGtttattaccataaaaaagtcaaaaaatacaaaaaaattaagtttaggaaaaggtaa
- the PmUG01_08012700 gene encoding Plasmodium exported protein, unknown function — MERKIKLRFFIKIFTFILTWLCLLYSDMNIFDKSLDERNNFDRMLYTRNYRSLVIYENKIYSSFGRSEKEIPYCFKKTNEKNFTINYEKRNKKKSEHSYKTSIINNKGYKEPMKCNSNIFHRTCSNFERKFLNALDKMCFLKKIRINNDESYRKLKNKKYKLRLGLLLLVFLLVLMIPMLDLSFTYGGQKNGLLGTLGLLSVIVTKRFDLRIMGGDITISGPIATWFGLSQKHFVGIETAVSILFYCVPFFILAIILIIAVVYYYKNSIKNQKIKFKETFYE, encoded by the exons atggaaagaaaaattaagttacgcttttttattaaaatttttacgtTTATATTAACTTGGTTATGTCTTCTTTACAGTGATAtg AATATATTTGACAAATCCTTGGATGAGAGAAACAATTTTGATAGAATGTTATATACAAGAAATTATCGATCACTAGTAAtctatgaaaataaaatatattccagTTTTGGAAGGTCAGAGAAGGAGATACCttattgttttaaaaaaacgaatgaaaaaaattttacaattaattatgaaaaaaggaacaaaaaaaaaagtgaacattcatataaaacgtcaataattaataataaaggtTATAAGGAACCTATGAAATGTAATAGTAACATTTTTCATAGAACATGTTCCAATTTcgaaagaaaatttttaaatgcaCTTGATAAAATGTGctttttgaaaaagataaggataaataatgatgaatcttacagaaaattaaaaaataaaaaatataaattgcGACTTGGTTTACTTTTATTAGTTTTCTTGCTTGTGTTAATGATACCCATGTTAGATTTATCATTCACATATGGGGGacaaaaaaatggattatTGGGTACATTAGGGCTGTTATCTGTAATTGTTACAAAAAGGTTTGATTTACGTATTATGGGTGGTGATATTACAATAAGTGGACCTATAGCAACATGGTTTGGCCTAAGTCAGAAGCATTTTGTAGGAATTGAAACAGCAGTGAGTATTCTCTTTTATTGCGTGCCTTTCTTTATATTAGCTATAATACTTATAATAGCGGTTgtttattactataaaaattccataaaaaatcaaaaaataaagttcaAAGAAACATTCtatgaataa
- the PmUG01_08012600 gene encoding fam-l protein, with protein sequence MLYIMERKFRLLIFVKIASFIILTWTYYFKRDLCMFNKNFYEIHKLTEKINARKYRLLGKYRQGNNLIIVGLKEGISNSGMCIREDYIYNERETIGKKRESNRDTLNNSRNNKEATKNKYSVFGGNRYSYFEKKIFNELDNREFLEKNKTISNRTYKKINFKKRKPRFSLGLFFSILIFLVPLIDLSLYFVCGKDLLSTLGLLTVSGGHEGYFPRIEDGALKNLLGLENYMFREALRVSTILKYCIPIFIIFVFLVLGIVFYYKKVMKYEKIKFREKLKEY encoded by the exons ATGTTGTATATCATGGAACGAAAATTCAGGttacttatttttgttaaaattgcatcgtttattattttaacttgGACATACTATTTCAAGAGGGATTtg tgtatgtttaacaaaaatttttatgagaTCCACAAACTaactgaaaaaataaatgcaagAAAATATAGATTACTGGGAAAATATAGGCAAGGTAACAATTTAATTATTGTAGGACTAAAAGAAGGAATATCAAATAGTGGAATGTGCATAAGAGaagattatatttataacgaAAGAGAGACAATAGGAAAAAAGAGGGAATCAAATAGAGATACGTTAAATAATTctagaaataataaagaagctacgaaaaataaatattctgtATTTGGAGGAAACAGATATTcctattttgaaaaaaaaatattcaacgAACTTGATAATAGAGAATTTcttgaaaagaataaaacaaTTAGCAATAgaacatacaaaaaaataaattttaaaaaacgtAAACCACGTTTTTCTTTaggtttatttttttccatattgaTTTTTCTGGTACCTTTAATAGATTTATCCCTTTATTTTGTGTGTGGAAAAGATTTATTAAGTACGTTAGGTCTTTTAACCGTTAGTGGTGGTCATGAAGGTTATTTCCCTAGAATAGAAGATGGGgcgttaaaaaatttattaggcttagaaaattatatgttcAGGGAAGCATTAAGAGTTTCTACTATTCTAAAATATTGTATtcctatatttataatatttgtttttcttgtattaggtattgttttttattataaaaaagttatgaaatatgaaaaaataaagttcagggaaaaattaaaagaatattaa
- the PmUG01_08013100 gene encoding Plasmodium exported protein, unknown function, whose product MKQSIEFACFIKIFMFIILIWTCHFYSNMSRFNKILDEKHGSDKKLYKRIYRLLGKCEKSIFANVGDLELNIPYNTKRKNEEIFTVDNEKFQKEKKEKLDRSLLYKEKLIKQLMKNKCTMLHKSYNHYEKKIMNGLDDKNFFKKIMLINDNDYKKLKRKKYGLRLSLLLLLFVVLLIIPILDLSLGGFNNPGYILIALCNLINTTSTDFSSLPPAEDSADLLPSICDHSNMTATYKTGSVLIYCLPILIFGVILILGIFYYYKKVIKLKKIKYLKEFNEW is encoded by the exons ATGAAACAAAGTATTGAGTTCGCAtgttttatcaaaatttttatgtttatcattttaatttGGACTTGTCATTTTTACAGTAACATG agcaggtttaacaaaattttggATGAAAAGCATGGCTCTgataaaaaactatataaaCGAATTTATCGATTATTAGGAAAATGTGAAAAGAGTATTTTTGCAAATGTTGGAGATTTAGAATTAAATATAccatataatacaaaaaggaagaatgaagaaatatttacagttgataatgaaaaatttcagaaagaaaaaaaagaaaaattagataGAAGCTtattatataaggaaaaattgATTAAGCaacttatgaaaaataaatgtaccaTGCTACATAAATCATATAAccattatgaaaaaaaaataatgaatggaCTTGAtgacaaaaatttttttaaaaaaataatgttaattaatgataacgattacaaaaaattaaagcgTAAAAAATACGGGTTACGACTTAgtttactgttattattgttcGTGGTCCTATTAATAATACCTATATTAGATTTATCACTTGGTGGTTTTAACAATCCaggttatatattaattgcaTTATGTAACTTAATAAATACAACATCAACTGATTTTTCGAGTTTACCTCCAGCAGAAGACTCGGCTGATTTATTGCCCTCTATATGTGATCACAGTAATATGACAGCAACATATAAAACCGGTAGTGTTCTGATATATTGTTTACCTATCTTAATATTTGGTGTTATACTTATACtaggaattttttattactataaaaaagttataaaacttaaaaaaattaagtatttGAAAGAGTTCAATGAATGGTaa
- the PmUG01_08013000 gene encoding fam-l protein, whose amino-acid sequence MDQNIILLFIKILTFILLTWICNFYNDMNTLNKYLDERCSFRRKLNSRKYPLLAQYKQGKDLCIANSKEEIPGNEVIKQNNISNNKKGANGKHKQSCRSSLYVQKYGKNVDQNKCIIPKTKKYSDYEQKIFKELDYNDYLKNIKIIEDKEYKKVKRKKLRIRISLFFLFILVLMMPILDLLLEKLATGGLLGSLGLFYINKVEGAHTIGGVLSTLFAID is encoded by the exons ATGGATcaaaacattatattattatttattaaaattttaacgtttattcttttaacttGGATATGTAACTTTTATAATGACATG aacactttaaataaatatttggatGAAAGATGCAGTTTTCGCAGAAAATTAAATTCGAGAAAATATCCATTATTAGCACAATATAAACAGGGGAAGGATCTATGTATTGCAAATTCTAAGGAAGAAATTCCAGGTAATGAAGtcattaaacaaaataatatatctaataataaaaaaggagcaAACGGAAAACATAAGCAATCCTGTAGAAGTTCACTATATGTTCAGAAATACGGTAAAAATGTTGatcaaaataaatgtattatacctaaaaccaaaaaatattcggattatgaacaaaaaatatttaaagaacttGATTATAATGATTACCTTAAAAATATCAAGATAATTGAAGataaggaatataaaaaagtaaaacgtAAAAAACTGCGCATAcgaatttctttattttttttatttattttggtATTGATGATGCCAATATTAGATCTTTTACTAGAAAAACTTGCAACTGGTGGATTGTTGGGTTCATTAGGCTtgttttacataaataaagttGAAGGTGCACATACGATAGGTGGGGTGTTGAGTACATTATTCGCCATAGATTGA
- the PmUG01_08012900 gene encoding PIR protein — MVKLEASKKDQILMHFEADVELHDSSKSFTLLNPLKNDNENLYKIGCKLDHYYKNKEVINVMIGPSYSVSDTEYCGFLNEWLNREKIDYISSGSKCEGNIKLWEEYIEVLWKQLEKDIQDSYSCKRNTTIYKCSISPEMKTALSVGFTLLGTFLITFYFLYKFSPIGPRIHSCRNKKKRITKNIVLEESCELLERSSKNVISHTEDGRIRIGYHSAGN; from the exons atggTT AAATTAGAAGCAAGTAAGAAGGATCAAATTTTGATGCACTTTGAAGCTGATGTTGAACTTCATGATTCATCAAAatcatttacattattaaatCCTTTAAAGaatgataatgaaaatttatataagatTGGTTGTAAGCTTGATCactattacaaaaataaagaagtaatAAACGTAATGATAGGCCCAAGTTATAGTGTTAGTGATACTGAGTACTGTGGTTTTTTGAATGAATGGttaaatagagaaaaaattGATTATATTTCTAGTGGATCCAAATGCGAaggtaatataaaattatgggAAGAATACATTGAAGTACTTTGGAAACAATTAGAAAAGGATATACAGGATAGTTATTCGTGCAAAAGGAATACAACAATCTATAAATGTTCTATTTCACCTGAGATGAAGACTGCATTATCTGTGGGTTTTACGCTTCTGGGAACTTTTCtgattacattttattttttgtataaa tttAGTCCCATTGGACCCCGAATTCACAGTTgtcgaaataaaaaaaaaagaataacgAAGAACATCGTTCTAGAGGAATCATGTGAACTATTAGAAAGATCTTCTAAAAATGTGATTTCACACACAGAAGACGGAAGAATTAGGATAGGTTATCATTCTGCAGGTAATTAg